GATGATATTCTAAATTGCTATGTAGGGTTCCTGCGAGCTGTATTAAATAGTGGCTGTATTCCAAATCAAAAGTGGCTGTATTTTGGAAGCAGAAAATATAATTTCTGTACATCTAGGTTGTAAAGTGATCTTATTTTCAATTCCCTCATCCCAACTCACTCCTGTAATTAGTTATACTCATTTCTTGTGCCTTGTCCTTCAATTGGACTATAAGAATTTTGGGGCAGGGGACCATGCTTTCTTCTGTATGTTTAGTGCCTTGCTAAAGGGGCTCCATTTCTGGTGGGTGACTCATGGTGTTACCATAGCACCAGTAGTAAAATAGTGTGACATAATATCCTGGCTGTAATGAAACCACCTAGTAGCTATGACTGTCACCCACCAACTTCTACTAGAAATAATTGGGTAAATCTCTCCAGGAGAAAAGAATggtcactttaaaaaatgtaattattcCTGAAGACGATTAAAGAAGACTTATAGGTAACTGATTATAGGGTTTGTAGTTCTGCTTGTTGGCTATTATttagtgggttttttcccctccaccaaaTCACTGTATGAAGGCTAACGAATGCAAACAGATGATGGGcttttagggcagggactgtgggtGTGCTGCTTGTGAATTTACTTACATCTCTCCCAAAGGTTTCACACTGTGATGAGTGACCTTCACAGAGATTAATCAGTCTCCAGAAGTGTGAGCTGCAATAGTCCAGTTTCAGGCCTGACAAGTTGCATAATTCCTATAAACAAGAGATGGGAAGTATATGGAAAATCAAGGCAGGAAGCTAGAAACTTCCTCTTGAGCCTCTGCCTCAAAACTTAGTTACCACTATAAACTAATTCAGCTATTTCAACAAGctggaaaggaagagagagagggaaaacttgttctatttttaaatacgCACAAAGTGCCCATATACTGCAGTGACAGAATAGAATAGATGGATGGATGAGCTTAGTATAAAAAGCAGGGTTTTGGAGTGGAgcccggagcagtggagctgcaggtttttgcctggagctggagtggagccggaGCACAGAAAATCTTGACTActccagtttttttgttttttttttccattttcaatcCAAAATGAATGATATTTAGTGAGGAAGTCCTAAAGGTGCCAAAAAGTTTCAGATGCTATAACAATTGATATTAATATCTACGTTACTACTTTACATAATATGTCAGTTGTTCTCACTTCAGCCGAAATCAAGATTTAATGTACAGATACAAAATTACAATGTTTTTTGGAGATGTTTTATTAAAGAATCAGATAATTATCAGACATCCGGCAACACTGCAAATTGCTCCCACCCTTGTGTCAAGGTTAGGCGAGTACGCACTCGCATAGATTAGTAGATTAGTATGTGTTGATACTTCTTTTGTAAGGGTTGATCAAGGAGACGCGCTGAGTGCTGCGATTACGGAAAAGTGTGACTCAAGACGCAACATTTAAGATATCACAAACAGGTATATCGGGGGGGGAAAAGTTTTTGTTTATTGATATATTAAGATATCGCAAGAGATATTAACCACTTAAGCTCATTTCTCACACGGGCTCCAGTTACTGGTACATTTGTTCATTTGTACATGCTCCCATATCACTCTGGCGGACTTATTTTATATGTCATCTGTTCAACGGTCTTTTGGTAGCGTTGTTTGTCATTTTAAATGTACTGAAATTTGCATATAAATATACAGTAAACATTTTTGCATAAATTAAGAGTGACTTTTGTGATATAGTCAGAGTGATTGGAAAATGTCCAGCACAACTTTGGGGGTGAATCCTTAGGTCATTTTAAGAAAAAACGTTTCTGTGAACACGTGTCGTAAAATTCTTCTTAAGGGAGCTACAGTTCCTTCAGGGAGGTGATGAAATGTTAATTTCTGATTAATATCTCAAAAACACTTTAATATAAAGTGATGAAATTATGTCTGTCTTAGCGCTAGTATGTGCTATCATATTACAttatccaaaattatttaaaccATAGGCATCCTGAACTGACGGTTGAAATTTCATATTTCAAGAAAGGCTTGTCGAGTGCCCCTGTCTGCGAGGGTAATATTATGTTCCATAATAAGTTAATAATTTTTTGTTGTTATTATGTTTTAAAATTTATGGTTCCAAAGTTGAAAAAAGTAAATTTTTTTATTCTAAGCATCTAAGTGATTAAAATTTTTAAACAGTTTTCTCGGAAACGGTTAATTATACAAAATAAATTAAGAGTACTATTTTAATGCATGTTTTAGCATTAAATCATATTCGAGGGTCATATCTGTTAAATAGTCGaagatttaaaaaacattaaataaaattggCCCATTCCCCCAGTTCACAATGCCTGTagtttaaataattttatttgaatTGTATATGATAGAACATTGGAAATCAACTTTAACAGGAAAGCAAATTCAAATTGTAAGCACAGTCCCTTTAGTAAAGAGAGCAAATTTCCAGAAATATGTTTTTCCTTCATCAGGCTGGAAACATACAGGATAGAGCAAATAACAGGTTCTATCTTATATAATCTATTCAGGCTGATGAAGGAAAAATATATTTCCTAAAATTTGCTCTCTTTACTAAAGGGACTGTGCTTGCAATTTGAATCTGCTTTCCCGGtaaagtttattttaaaccttGTAACGTGTAGCCTCGTTACTTCCCAACAGTTAATGTTGTAGAACAGCAGTAGTACATACTAATGCTACGGCACATACCAAATTTCATTGATATATCTATATTAAAGTGTTTTTAAGAGATGAATTAAAAActtgaaaaatatttcaaatatttttaccGCAAATTTTCATAAGAAAAACTAACTTGcaatttataaataaattatattatgTATATTAAAAATACTTCATTAAAACTGCAAGAAACATGTTTTAGTATTAaagtatattttaattttttttgtgtaAAAAGAAAATGCGATCATTTTTGTCCAGAAAATCCAAAAtaaattcgaagtaccctaagtGGTTAAGATATCACAAGCAGGTACATTATAAAAAAGTGTAATGCTCTTGTTCATTGCTTTTTGAAGATCATAACAAGAAACATTTGGATGCAGTAGCAGCACAAGAAGATTTGGCCATGGcttcaacaaaaaaatcaaatctgcCCCCCATGATTGATAGCCGATTTACGGAAAAGGATCTCAATGATGTCTTTACTTTTGAATTTGAAAAGCCCAAATTTGGGCTTTTGGGAAAAGCAAAGAAGAAATCAGCAACGTGCAAGGTGGAAAAGGAAGTGAATGGTGAGCTCAAACCATGTAGCTTCAAGACAAGTGAAGCAAGTGCCGTGAAAAGTTTCAACCTTTGGCGGCATGTAAAACGTAACCATCCTGAAAACTATGCAGCTCTGGTTACAAAAAAGGACCAGGAAGATGAGGCAAAACAGAAAGCTGACGCAGCTAAACGACATTCATCTGgctctttgaaaactcgtggagAAAAGATTTTTTGTGGAGCTTCATCTGAAAAGAAACCCAAAATTGAGCAAACAAAACTTGACTCATATTCGAAGTCCTCAAAGGTTACAGTCACCATGGATGCCAATACTTTCCGTGAAGGGCTGATGGAAATGGTTTGCTTGAGTTCAACACCGCTCGCTACCTTCAGGCTAAAGAACAAGGGATTCCAAAAAATTGCAGGTGAAATGGGTCGGCAGCTTGGCATTTCGACGGGGCATGATGCGGTTCGTCATTTAGTTGTCAGCACAGCTGAGTCGGGTCGCGAAGAGCTCAAGAAAGCTTTGGAGCAAAAATTGTGCTACCTGAAAATGGATGCAGCAACCCGTGGAAACAGAAATTTCCTTGCAATCAACGCTCAGTACTACGAAGAAAGAAAAGATAAAGCTGTGGTAAAAACCTTGGACATAATCGACACTGAAGGGCGTCACAATTCTTTGTATGTCAAAAGTCAAGTAAAAGCTATTTTAGAAAAATTTGGGATCAGTGAAATGCAAGTGCTGAGCATCTGTGTTGACAATGCAGCAAACATGACGTGTGCTGTCAAAAATTTCAGCGAGGATGATGAAACCATTTCTACCTCTGAGAACAGGGATGTGGACAGAACTGAAGCTATTTTGCCTGATGAAGGAACTAAAGGAATGGATGAAATCGAACTCAACGTCATGGATGCTGCTGCACAATGGGTTAATGATCCTAGCCTCATACTTCCAACATGGCTTTATGAGGACGACTCAAAAGTCCAACTGATGAGGAGTGGTATTCACACTCTTCAGTTGGCAATCTGGGATGGACTGAACAAAGAACATGCGAAGAAATTTCTGGCAAAAATTCGACAAGTCGTTGTCAAACTACAAACCCCAAGTATTCGAAGTGTTCTGCTTGATCTACATGGGGTAACTCAATCATTGGATACTGTGAGTTGCTGGGGTTCAACATTTGCGATGATTGATCAGCTTCTTGTTTTTCAGTCTTACTGTGAACAAATGGCTGCTGCTGGAACAAGAGAACTCAAGTTAACAAAAGCCGAATGGGACGAAGTGAAGAACCTGCGAGACCTCTTGGCAAAGCCAAACCAAACAACCATGAATCTTCAAGCTGTTGATGTAACCCCGGGAGTTTTAATGAAGGAATGGCGAAAACTGTCAAAATTCTTGCAAGGAAATGGTGGACAGATTGCAGAAGGAATTCTATCCTCCATGCAGAAACACGAAGAGAAGCTTTTTGACAATATTCATTTTCTTGCTGGAGTTTATGTTGACCCACGGTATCGGATTCTTCTTACCTCAAGGGAAATACCAAAGGCAAAGGAAGGCCTCCTTGATATTGCTCGACGTCTCGAAAAACAAAATCTATTGCTACATTTGAACTTGGCGAAAGAGGTTGAAGAAAAGGAAACACAACAAAAGGAGTCAACAATCAAATTTGCGGTTTCTGAAAGTTCATATCCTTTAGAAATACCAGGTTGTTCTCAAACTTCCGTCTCCTCTCTGAACTTGTTCAAGCATCCATCCCTGAGATGTCTTCAACCATCACGGGGGAATGGAGATAATTCAAGCATCAATTCTTCAGAAGATGACGACTTCGAAAAGGAATTGGATAAACAAGAAAGACGCCAGCGAGTTTCTGCGATTCATAATTGTAATGAAGCATTATTCGAGAGAAACTTTTGGGAAGATTGTGAGGCGATGGAGTCTATTGGTAGGCTAAAAGTTAAGTCTGTTTTTGAGGCCATTCACAGCTACCCACACCGCATTCAGGCTGCCTGTAGAATTGCTTCAAGCATGCCAACAACTCAAGCTAGTGTAGAGCGACTGTTTTCAACTTTAAAGTTCATTTTAAATGATTTGCGGCAGCCTATGAAAGATGACTTGATTGCTGCAATAATTTTTTACAGAATGAATTATGAATGATTCTAGTTTGTATCAttgatatttaaattgttttaaaagtctgaataaaaatgttttcaaaattacAGTATGCACTTTTTTATTTAGTTAAAAATTAATTTGAGTTGGAGCAGAGAGTCGGAGCGGAGCTAGAGCGgagcaattcaaaaatttgattgctccaaatccctgatAAAAAAGATAGAGATGCTACCAACATCACTAATGgagtgtagatttttttttgtttttagtgtaGTGATTTTTTTAATAGGGGGTATTTCCATTGCAATATAGCTTCAAGCAATAAGAATCCTGTTTTCTCATTCATGATCTCTACCTAATACTCATTTGCCAATTGAGAGTTGTAGCCTGGCTGGTGCACCTAAATCGCGCTGTTTTATGTAGGTAACCTGCCTATCATCCCCCAGCACTCCCTTTATACGGGCTTAGGGCAAGATTATTAGAAGGTAGCACACTATTGTGTCtgtagcaagagagagagagagcagcatattAATCTGCTGTTAGTTCACAACCTTACCCCACCAGAACCCTCCTCCTCAAACTGTGGTTGGGAATGACGTACATACACACCAGAGTCCCTTCTCTTTCCAGGGCAGATATTTGTAGAGAAACTGTGGGTTCATTATAAACAGtatctctcccccaccacacctCTAGGTCCTCGCTTGACCTGCTCTCATCACCTCTTCAGGTTATTACTTCCCCCATTATCACCATTCTCCCTTTGCCACACATCCCTCAAAGTGTGTCCTATAAAGTTCTCTTACTTCTACAGTGGTGGTTCTCAACTTATTACACATGGTGGGCCGCATATGTGGCCCACTATGTGttatctgggctgcagggggcagggcagtggtaGCCCGGACCCTGAGCTTGGACCCCCACCATGCGGAGCCTGTTGGCTGCCCGGGCCCCCGGACCTGTGGGACTGGCCACCTGCCCAGACCCCTGCAGCGGGCCTGCTCCTATCCTGGACCCATGCTGTGCGGCTGCCCCAGACCCTTTGGGGCTGGCCGGCAGACCCAGACCCCCACCCTGTGGAGCTGTGTGGCTGCCCAGATACCCACCTGCCCAGACCTTTGCCATGGGGCCAGCTGCCTACCACAGCCCACCCTGAACCCCATCAGGCTGGCTAGGCCAGCCAGCTGCCCTGACTCCAAACCCCTGCTGCCTGGCCCCCGGACCCCACCACGAGGCTAGCTGGCCTGACCCCGGACCCCTGTTGCAGGgccagctgcctgctgcagcccaccctgaggggcagggctggctgccccGACTCCAGACCCCTGCCATGTGgctgccctgtggggctgggtggctggcagaCCCGGACccccaccacctggagctgcaCAGCTGCCCCAACCCTGGACTGCTGCGGtgcagctgcccccaccccggatCCCTGCTGTGGGGATGGCTGCTGTGGCCCACCCCAGACCCCATGAGGCTTGGTGGGGCTAGCCAGCTGCCCTGACCCCAGAGCCCCGCCACGTGGCTGCCCTCACTCCTGGAGCCGGCTGCCTGCCCTGGACCCCGCTTGGGTGTGCCAGCTGCCCCTGCACCTAGAGCTCATGGAGCCAGCCGCTGCCCAGACCCCCACTGCGTGGCTGCCCCAGACCCTGGTGGGAGCCCCAGATCCCTCACCAGCCATCAGCCCTAACCCCAGACTCCTGCCACGCAGGGCGGGCAGGTGATCCCGGCACACTGGCGACCGTTAGCACATAGCTTGGCCCACTGAGATCTGCTTCACTATAGACCATCTCCCCATGCAACCTGTGATACGTGTAGGCAGAATCAGGGGATGCCAGAGCGATTCTTCTGCTTGCAACATCAGGCAATCTGTGGGCCTGATATCTTCCTCTAAGTCCAGCTTTCCTGGTTATCAGCAGGGTACTGCCAATTGATGTGTAGACCAGTCCCTGAAACTTTGAAATTGATTGGATGCAGTGTTCAAAAGTTATCACAATACAGACACAGGAATGCCACAACATTGAGTGTGGGGCCTTGCTGTGCATGAGCGATGACACGGACTGTGCATCTAAACAAAGGAGTACAATTCTCTCTTACACACCTGTGCAGACTACCTGAATCTCAGATCCAGTTGTGTAGGAGACAATGGGGCAGTTTGTCTACTTACTCCCTCCACATAGCTGGACGACAAGGAATGGGTGGACCCCATCTCACCGATCAGTAGCTAAACCAACAGCATTATATATACCAGCAGTAAATTACTCCCCCTTGTAGCCCTCTGGGGGGCGGACAGGAAGGAAGCAGAGGAGGAATTGTGGCTCATGGGGTATGTCTGAGTCACAGTGACTCCTAGGGCCACTTTTGAATTGATACAACTTACACATCAgcccttgctcagggctgtggtaAAGTCACAGTATTGTCTGTATTTATGTGGCAGGTCCCTTGGGCAGAAACCCCCTATTTGTTACGAATAGTTCAGTGGTATACTACTGACTTTTCTATAGTGATGTAATATTCTGCCTTGAGCACAATGAATCTGTCAGAGTTTCAGTTAATTCCCCCATTGTTTGCCACAttatttcaaaaaatattttactGCCTATTGGCATCCCAGTTATCAGTCTGTCTGCCAATTGGTTTTATTTAGTAATAGCCAATACATTTTCCAGTGAAGAGTCCATAAAATTCACATTGTTTCAGATGTTTTCACCATTTTCTAGTCCCAGAatagtttatttaaaatacattctAAAAAGATAGAATTAGCCCTTAAGGTGGCTAAACATCTCTTGCTGCTTAAAAATCCCTACAGTGTAGTATATTATACAGAAGTTATAAAAAGTCTGATGTCCGAGCACGGTTATAAACCTTGTTAATGCAAAATATAATCTTTCATAAAACTTCTGAGCAGCTTCAAAATGAGCTACAAAGCATGAATACTTAATTTTCATAACTTTTTAATATGATGCATTAGCAACATTATAAAACTTGTTAATTAAGCAATAATCTCTATAGCTTTCTAGTATGTGAAGCAATAGATGGCTGCTAAAATTGATTACTAGCCAAAGCAAAGCAGAGATTGTTTAATCAATCTTGGAAGCTATTTATTACTAGTAGCCTGCCCCACAATAGAAATTATTTCAATTATAAAACATAACAAAATGGACACTGGATTTTAAGGTGCTGAAAGTAGGGAGCTGCCTCTCTAATTCATTGCAGAAAAACATTAGATCCTGCAACTTGCTAAGTGCCATCTGGGGATGGTAGAGAGTggtctcagctcccactgacctcattgatttgatttgattattattttgtatttatattccagtagAACAGAGCCCACAATATGCAAAGTACTGTACAAAACCAGAGCAAGATGGTCTCCACCCCAATCTGTTAAACCAACAACATACAAATGGCTGGGAAGAGATGTAGAACCAAGATATAGCCATATTAATGTTTActacatacattttttaaaaaatgtgaaataaaTGTCCTCTATCTCCTACTGCTGCTCCTCCTAACCACTATTATTTGGCTAATGTCTTGTAGGTGTGACGCTAGAAGTGACTTGAAGGAGGAAAGGGTAGTGGCCTGACAGATCATTTTCAGTAAGGGTGTTCCATGTCGTCTGGAAGAAAGCTCTCAGACTGTTCtgggagatgtggacaaatgaAGGGGTTAAGGTTGGCATTGATGACAGAGAGGGTAGGAGTGACACCATATGAGTCTGGATTTACCCCCATTTCTACTCGTGAGGCCAGTGAAATGTCATAACTTGTGAGCTTATTGTGCCCTACAAAGATTCAAACATGGCAAGCCTAAACTTGTGCCAGATAAAGGGGACCAAACCAATGAATCAGAGAACCCTTTTATTGTACAATAGaacactgaattaaaaaaatatacaagTTGCTTATGAAGTGCTGGCTCGATAGTAGTTTGAGCATGTTTTATTTACTGTACTGATTTCCAGCCCAGGGCTAAattcttttcttaaaaataactgctgttctctTACCTTTTTCCCCAGAATGTTTGTATGACAGAATAGCACAAGAAACTGTGGATGAAACTGAAATTGCACAGAGACTCTCCAAAGTCAACAAATACATCTGTGAAAAAATCATGGATATCAATAAATCATGTAAAAATGAAGAAAGGAGGGAAGCAAAGTACAATTTGCAATAAATTTTGGATTTTTAATAAAGTCTTAGTGTTTTACTTATGTCGTCGTCTTGATTTGTGTGGCATTTTTGCTGATGCGATTGAACTGACTTTCAGTGTGGATCTCGTTCTGAAATGTTGGTGTATTTTTAAGGAGTTTTGTAAAATGGCTCGATATGTAACCTGCTTTAAAAGTGATTTCAgatatagaatcataaaaatgtaggactggaagggcccttggtaggtcctctagtccagtcccctgcacggAGGTAAGGCTGAGTATTATAgaagactatccctgacaggtgtttatcttaacctccaatgactgagattccaccacttccctacgtaattttttccagtgcttaactactcctGCAGTTAGGAAGTTTACCTAAAACCAAGTAAGCCCATTACTTGTCCGGTCCtccagtggataaggagaacaattgatccccctCCTCTTTTATAACAACTTTTACCTACTTGAATACTTATCCTGTGtctcccccccctttctctttttcagactaaacaaacccaattctttcagtctTTCCCCACAGGTCATGGTTTTGAGACCTTTAAACCTTTTTTGTTCTCTAGATtatctccaatttttccacatcttcctTGAAGtgaggtgcccagaactggacactattCCAGAACCTTATGAGTGCTGAGTAGAATGGAAAAATTACTTGTATCTTCCTTACAACACTCcggctaatgcatcccagaatgatgtttgctttttttgctacATTATATTgtttcatatttagtttgtgatctactataagCCCCAGAATCTTTTTCTGCAGTACCCCTTCCtaaacagtcatttcccatttcgtatttgtgcaattgattattccttctgaAGTGTAATACTTCGCATTTGTccatactgaatttcatcctatttatttcagaccatttctccagtttgtcaaaatcattttgagttctaatcctatcctccaaagcacttgctacCTGTCCTGGCTttatatcatccacaaactttataaatgtacactctgccattatctaaatcattaatgaaaatattgaatagaaccagactgAACACAGATCTCTGCAGATCCCCACTCAATAGGCCCTTCAAGCTTAACGATGAGCCATTAACTTCTCTCTGAGTACAGTTTGCACACACTTTATAGTAGGTTTGTCCAGGctacatttccttagtttgcttatgagacggtcatgtgagaacatatcaaaagtcttactaaatag
Above is a genomic segment from Mauremys reevesii isolate NIE-2019 linkage group 8, ASM1616193v1, whole genome shotgun sequence containing:
- the LOC120371080 gene encoding uncharacterized protein LOC120371080 isoform X2, whose product is MTPMVKSTSRPKWQRLPPKNVYYYRCPDHRKNYVMSFAFCFDREDDIYQFAYCYPYTYTRLRHYLDNLQRRNMDYFYRELLGLSVQQRQLDLLTITNPEDKTDLENSVMQKKIKIPKLSLNHVEEAGEVTDYGEEDVELRHSKRQDGRKQSEGTHKSIEAVVARLEKQNGMSLSSSSSPEETFMETSEGINNMDDAVIPRVLYEELLRSYQQQQEEMRHIQQELERTRRQLVQQAKKLKEYGALVSEMKELRDLNRRLQDVLLLRLGSGPAIELEKGKPESIEPEPEIQKTFSEEANTSTYYPAPVPVMDKYILENGKVHLGSGIWVDEEKWHQLQVTQGDSKYTKNLAVMIWGTDVLKNRSVTGVATKKKKDAVPKPPLSPHKLSIVRDHNKKHLDAVAAQEDLAMASTKKSNLPPMIDSRFTEKDLNDVFTFEFEKPKFGLLGKAKKKSATCKVEKEVNGELKPCSFKTSEASAVKSFNLWRHVKRNHPENYAALVTKKDQEDEAKQKADAAKRHSSGSLKTRGEKIFCGASSEKKPKIEQTKLDSYSKSSKVTVTMDANTFREGLMEMVCLSSTPLATFRLKNKGFQKIAGEMGRQLGISTGHDAVRHLVVSTAESGREELKKALEQKLCYLKMDAATRGNRNFLAINAQYYEERKDKAVVKTLDIIDTEGRHNSLYVKSQVKAILEKFGISEMQVLSICVDNAANMTCAVKNFSEDDETISTSENRDVDRTEAILPDEGTKGMDEIELNVMDAAAQWVNDPSLILPTWLYEDDSKVQLMRSGIHTLQLAIWDGLNKEHAKKFLAKIRQVVVKLQTPSIRSVLLDLHGVTQSLDTVSCWGSTFAMIDQLLVFQSYCEQMAAAGTRELKLTKAEWDEVKNLRDLLAKPNQTTMNLQAVDVTPGVLMKEWRKLSKFLQGNGGQIAEGILSSMQKHEEKLFDNIHFLAGVYVDPRYRILLTSREIPKAKEGLLDIARRLEKQNLLLHLNLAKEVEEKETQQKESTIKFAVSESSYPLEIPGCSQTSVSSLNLFKHPSLRCLQPSRGNGDNSSINSSEDDDFEKELDKQERRQRVSAIHNCNEALFERNFWEDCEAMESIGRLKVKSVFEAIHSYPHRIQAACRIASSMPTTQASVERLFSTLKFILNDLRQPMKDDLIAAIIFYRMNYE
- the LOC120371080 gene encoding uncharacterized protein LOC120371080 isoform X4, with the protein product MAERSKTAEPGSDLGSDDIIAGNVSKYAVLPAGYYGQPKKGHLIFDACFESDQTINPQLVQWIISTVMFYHVHPSPIWANKGNLGRVDHITEFEYDLFIRPDTCNPRFRVWFNFTVENVKESQRVIFNIVNFSKTKSLYRDGMTPMVKSTSRPKWQRLPPKNVYYYRCPDHRKNYVMSFAFCFDREDDIYQFAYCYPYTYTRLRHYLDNLQRRNMDYFYRELLGLSVQQRQLDLLTITNPGPAIELEKGKPESIEPEPEIQKTFSEEANTSTYYPAPVPVMDKYILENGKVHLGSGIWVDEEKWHQLQVTQGDSKYTKNLAVMIWGTDVLKNRSVTGVATKKKKDAVPKPPLSPHKLSIVRDHNKKHLDAVAAQEDLAMASTKKSNLPPMIDSRFTEKDLNDVFTFEFEKPKFGLLGKAKKKSATCKVEKEVNGELKPCSFKTSEASAVKSFNLWRHVKRNHPENYAALVTKKDQEDEAKQKADAAKRHSSGSLKTRGEKIFCGASSEKKPKIEQTKLDSYSKSSKVTVTMDANTFREGLMEMVCLSSTPLATFRLKNKGFQKIAGEMGRQLGISTGHDAVRHLVVSTAESGREELKKALEQKLCYLKMDAATRGNRNFLAINAQYYEERKDKAVVKTLDIIDTEGRHNSLYVKSQVKAILEKFGISEMQVLSICVDNAANMTCAVKNFSEDDETISTSENRDVDRTEAILPDEGTKGMDEIELNVMDAAAQWVNDPSLILPTWLYEDDSKVQLMRSGIHTLQLAIWDGLNKEHAKKFLAKIRQVVVKLQTPSIRSVLLDLHGVTQSLDTVSCWGSTFAMIDQLLVFQSYCEQMAAAGTRELKLTKAEWDEVKNLRDLLAKPNQTTMNLQAVDVTPGVLMKEWRKLSKFLQGNGGQIAEGILSSMQKHEEKLFDNIHFLAGVYVDPRYRILLTSREIPKAKEGLLDIARRLEKQNLLLHLNLAKEVEEKETQQKESTIKFAVSESSYPLEIPGCSQTSVSSLNLFKHPSLRCLQPSRGNGDNSSINSSEDDDFEKELDKQERRQRVSAIHNCNEALFERNFWEDCEAMESIGRLKVKSVFEAIHSYPHRIQAACRIASSMPTTQASVERLFSTLKFILNDLRQPMKDDLIAAIIFYRMNYE
- the LOC120371080 gene encoding uncharacterized protein LOC120371080 isoform X8, whose translation is MASTKKSNLPPMIDSRFTEKDLNDVFTFEFEKPKFGLLGKAKKKSATCKVEKEVNGELKPCSFKTSEASAVKSFNLWRHVKRNHPENYAALVTKKDQEDEAKQKADAAKRHSSGSLKTRGEKIFCGASSEKKPKIEQTKLDSYSKSSKVTVTMDANTFREGLMEMVCLSSTPLATFRLKNKGFQKIAGEMGRQLGISTGHDAVRHLVVSTAESGREELKKALEQKLCYLKMDAATRGNRNFLAINAQYYEERKDKAVVKTLDIIDTEGRHNSLYVKSQVKAILEKFGISEMQVLSICVDNAANMTCAVKNFSEDDETISTSENRDVDRTEAILPDEGTKGMDEIELNVMDAAAQWVNDPSLILPTWLYEDDSKVQLMRSGIHTLQLAIWDGLNKEHAKKFLAKIRQVVVKLQTPSIRSVLLDLHGVTQSLDTVSCWGSTFAMIDQLLVFQSYCEQMAAAGTRELKLTKAEWDEVKNLRDLLAKPNQTTMNLQAVDVTPGVLMKEWRKLSKFLQGNGGQIAEGILSSMQKHEEKLFDNIHFLAGVYVDPRYRILLTSREIPKAKEGLLDIARRLEKQNLLLHLNLAKEVEEKETQQKESTIKFAVSESSYPLEIPGCSQTSVSSLNLFKHPSLRCLQPSRGNGDNSSINSSEDDDFEKELDKQERRQRVSAIHNCNEALFERNFWEDCEAMESIGRLKVKSVFEAIHSYPHRIQAACRIASSMPTTQASVERLFSTLKFILNDLRQPMKDDLIAAIIFYRMNYE
- the LOC120371080 gene encoding uncharacterized protein LOC120371080 isoform X1; its protein translation is MAERSKTAEPGSDLGSDDIIAGNVSKYAVLPAGYYGQPKKGHLIFDACFESGNLGRVDHITEFEYDLFIRPDTCNPRFRVWFNFTVENVKESQRVIFNIVNFSKTKSLYRDGMTPMVKSTSRPKWQRLPPKNVYYYRCPDHRKNYVMSFAFCFDREDDIYQFAYCYPYTYTRLRHYLDNLQRRNMDYFYRELLGLSVQQRQLDLLTITNPEDKTDLENSVMQKKIKIPKLSLNHVEEAGEVTDYGEEDVELRHSKRQDGRKQSEGTHKSIEAVVARLEKQNGMSLSSSSSPEETFMETSEGINNMDDAVIPRVLYEELLRSYQQQQEEMRHIQQELERTRRQLVQQAKKLKEYGALVSEMKELRDLNRRLQDVLLLRLGSGPAIELEKGKPESIEPEPEIQKTFSEEANTSTYYPAPVPVMDKYILENGKVHLGSGIWVDEEKWHQLQVTQGDSKYTKNLAVMIWGTDVLKNRSVTGVATKKKKDAVPKPPLSPHKLSIVRDHNKKHLDAVAAQEDLAMASTKKSNLPPMIDSRFTEKDLNDVFTFEFEKPKFGLLGKAKKKSATCKVEKEVNGELKPCSFKTSEASAVKSFNLWRHVKRNHPENYAALVTKKDQEDEAKQKADAAKRHSSGSLKTRGEKIFCGASSEKKPKIEQTKLDSYSKSSKVTVTMDANTFREGLMEMVCLSSTPLATFRLKNKGFQKIAGEMGRQLGISTGHDAVRHLVVSTAESGREELKKALEQKLCYLKMDAATRGNRNFLAINAQYYEERKDKAVVKTLDIIDTEGRHNSLYVKSQVKAILEKFGISEMQVLSICVDNAANMTCAVKNFSEDDETISTSENRDVDRTEAILPDEGTKGMDEIELNVMDAAAQWVNDPSLILPTWLYEDDSKVQLMRSGIHTLQLAIWDGLNKEHAKKFLAKIRQVVVKLQTPSIRSVLLDLHGVTQSLDTVSCWGSTFAMIDQLLVFQSYCEQMAAAGTRELKLTKAEWDEVKNLRDLLAKPNQTTMNLQAVDVTPGVLMKEWRKLSKFLQGNGGQIAEGILSSMQKHEEKLFDNIHFLAGVYVDPRYRILLTSREIPKAKEGLLDIARRLEKQNLLLHLNLAKEVEEKETQQKESTIKFAVSESSYPLEIPGCSQTSVSSLNLFKHPSLRCLQPSRGNGDNSSINSSEDDDFEKELDKQERRQRVSAIHNCNEALFERNFWEDCEAMESIGRLKVKSVFEAIHSYPHRIQAACRIASSMPTTQASVERLFSTLKFILNDLRQPMKDDLIAAIIFYRMNYE